One window of Medicago truncatula cultivar Jemalong A17 chromosome 2, MtrunA17r5.0-ANR, whole genome shotgun sequence genomic DNA carries:
- the LOC25487272 gene encoding sodium/calcium exchanger NCL1 yields the protein MRNITKIACFNIFFLSIIALHVQSRFLPNKLISNGVDDVQAEEDSYLLLNNDNDKGVITESSSNSEEYCKQMYGFLPCSNNILGHLFLILVYEYLLFHGESYLAAGGEQIFKILGPGVFGASAFDILGALPESLILLVTGLSSDKESAQEYASTGVGLLAGSSILLLTVVWGTCVIVGKQSFKNDSHSSDTSYLSTGRIKQALTGYGITMDIDTRKMARIMVFSVIPLLIMQIPTLFYFSTTLRNVTLIVSLIIAVTFLISYFIYQLFKPQIEKTRLEYIKHDDLILRIFQRVEKQTLQKILTEDGTPNVAAINGLYHEFSQHGKHLSTSEVKELLLGNNLADTNIREDQIADMLKAFDKNGDQIITKEEFVSGLTEYINQTKHALDRKYLPKESMNKMYQSFIKPWIEHVRKERELKGQLISGVLSHAQNDMVGRMLHDDGTADKDAIKRLFEQVDGDGDNHVSRSELEKVVRETHFGKAVDAEEAVSKLLHDLDANKDNEISENEFVDGFTKWINSNSSKPGSSKSSSHETHQTWEDVEKVMEENQTKGVTAWLEAIAYVMLGIAMLSLLAEPLIASVQKFSEAAGISSFFISFILVPLATNFREATSAIKEASHKKSSNTSHTMYEIYGAVFMNNILGFVVISILIYMRDITWEFSADVLVVAIVCVVMGLTTSFRSTFPLWTSFPTYLLYLISLVMVYVLKDVLNYV from the exons ATGAGAAACATTACAAAAATAGCATGcttcaatattttctttctttctataatAGCACTTCATGTTCAAAGCCGTTTTCTTCCCAATAAATTGATTTCCAATGGAGTTGATGATGTTCAAGCAGAAGAAGATTCATATCTACTTCTTAACAATGATAATGACAAAGGAGTTATTACTGAATCTTCTTCTAATTCAGAGGAGTATTGTAAACAAATGTATGGGTTTTTGCCATGTTCTAATAACATTCTTGGTCATTTATTTCTGATATTGGTTTATGAGTACTTATTGTTCCATGGAGAATCATATTTGGCTGCTGGAGGTGAACAAATATTCAAGATTCTTGGTCCAGGTGTTTTTGGTGCTAGTGCTTTTGATATTCTTGGTGCCCTTCCAGAATCCTTAATTCTTCTTG TCACTGGACTTTCAAGTGATAAGGAGAGTGCGCAAGAGTATGCTTCCACTGGAGTTGGATTATTAGCTGGATCATCCATCCTGCTTCTCACAGTTGTGTGGGGGACCTGTGTTATTGTTGGCAAGCAAAGTTTTAAAAATGACTCTCATTCTTCTGATACCTCATATTTATCAACCGGAAGAATAAAACAAGCTTTGACTG GTTATGGCATTACTATGGATATAGACACTAGAAAGATGGCGAGAATCATGGTTTTCTCTGTTATACCACTCCTCATCATGCAGATTCCCACTTTGTTCTATTTCTCTACAACATTACGCAATGTGACCTTGATAGTTTCTCTCATCATTGCTGTCACTTTTCTCATCTCATACTTCATTTACCAG CTCTTTAAACCTCAGATAGAGAAAACAAGACTGGAATACATAAAGCATGAtgatttaattttaagaattttccAACGTGTTGAAAAGCAAACTCTACAAAAGATCCTAACTGAGGATGGAACTCCTAATGTAGCTGCCATAAATGG ACTATACCATGAATTCAGTCAACATGGAAAACACTTATCAACTTCTGAAGTAAAAGAGTTGTTGCTTGGGAACAATTTAGCCGACACAAATATCAGAGAGGACCAAATAGCAGACATGTTAAAAGCTTTTGACAAAAATGGCGACCAAATTATAACCAAAGAAGAATTTGTTAGTGGCTTAACAGAATATATTAACCAAACAAAGCATGCTTTGGATAGAAAGTACCTCCCTAAGGAATCTATGAACAAAATGTATCAG AGTTTTATCAAACCATGGATTGAACACGTGAGAAAAGAACGTGAATTGAAGGGACAACTTATTTCCGGAGTCTTAAGTCATGCTCAGAATGATATGGTTGGTAGGATGCTCCATGATGATGGTACAGCTGATAAAGATGCTATCAAAAG GTTATTTGAGCAAGTTGATGGCGATGGCGATAACCATGTTTCAAGATCCGAGTTAGAGAAAGTAGTTAGGGAGACTCATTTTGGTAAGGCTGTAGATGCAGAGGAAGCAGTCTCAAAACTCCTTCACGATCTTGATGCCAACAAAGACAATGAGATTAGTGAGAATGAATTTGTTGATGGCTTCACCAAATGGATAAACTCAAATTCTAGTAAACCAGGAAGCTCAAAATCTTCTTCTCATGAAACTCATCAA ACATGGGAAGATGTTGAGAAGGTAATGGAAGAGAATCAAACCAAAGGGGTGACTGCATGGTTAGAAGCTATAGCATACGTGATGTTGGGAATTGCTATGTTGTCACTTCTTGCGGAGCCTCTAATAGCAAGTGTTCAAAAATTCTCTGAAGCTGCAggaatttcatcatttttcatctctttcattttagtccctttgGCTACAAATTTTAGAGAAGCAACCTCAGCAATCAAAGAAGCTAGCCACAAAAAAAGCAGTAATACTTCTCACACTATGTATGAG ATTTATGGTGCAGTGTTCATGAACAACATTCTTGGATTTGTGGTGATATCTATTCTTATATATATGAGGGATATCACTTGGGAATTTTCAGCTGATGTATTAGTGGTGGCAATTGTTTGTGTTGTGATGGGTCTCACCACTAGTTTTCGTTCCACTTTTCCTCTGTGGACATCCTTCCCAACATACCTCTTGTATCTAATATCATTAGTTATGGTTTATGTTCTCAAAGATGTTCTCAATTATGTGTAG
- the LOC25487273 gene encoding sodium/calcium exchanger NCL1, with protein MRNITKIACFNIFFLSIIALHVQSRFLPNKLISNGVDDVQAEEDSYLLLNNDNDKGVITESSSNSEEYCKQMYGFLPCSNNILGHLFLILVYEYLLFHGESYLAAGGEQIFKILGPGVFGASAFDILGALPESLILLVTGLSSDKESAQEYASTGVGLLAGSSILLLTVVWGTCVIVGKQSLRNDSHSSDTSNSSTGRIKQALTGYGITMDVDTRKMARIMLFSVIPLLIMQIPTLFQFSTTLHNVTLMISLIIAVTFLVSYFIYQIFKPQIEKTRLEYIKHDELILRIFERVEKQTLQTILTEDGTPDVDAINRLYHEFNQHGREHLSPSDVRELLFGNNLTSTEIRDEQITDMLKVFDKDGDQIITKEEFVNGVTEYFNQTKHALHKQYIPKENMSRMYQSFIKPWIEHTRKERELKEHLISGVLSHAQSDRVGRLLKDDGTPDKDAIKRFFEEIDSNDDKSVSRSELENAVKKIKFGKTAEEAVTKFLQVLDVNGDNEISETEFVDGITELINSYFGQDASSKSPSHHETHQTWEDVEKVMEENQTKGVTAWLEAIAYVVLGITMLSILAEPLIASVQKFSEAAGISSFFISFILVPLATNFREATSAIKEASHKKSSNTSHTMYEIYGAVFMNNILGFVVISILIYMRDITWEFSADVLVVAIVCIVMGLTTSFRSTFPLWTSFPTYLLYLISLVMVFVLKDVLNYM; from the exons ATGAGAAACATTACAAAAATAGCATGcttcaatattttctttctttctataatAGCACTTCATGTTCAAAGCCGTTTTCTTCCCAATAAATTGATTTCCAATGGAGTTGATGATGTTCAAGCAGAAGAAGATTCATATCTACTTCTTAACAATGATAATGACAAAGGAGTTATTACTGAATCTTCTTCTAATTCAGAGGAGTATTGTAAACAAATGTATGGGTTTTTGCCATGTTCTAATAACATTCTTGGTCATTTATTTCTGATATTGGTTTATGAGTACTTATTGTTCCATGGAGAATCATATTTGGCTGCTGGAGGTGAACAAATATTCAAGATTCTTGGTCCAGGTGTTTTTGGTGCTAGTGCTTTTGATATTCTTGGTGCCCTTCCAGAGTCCTTAATTCTTCTTG TTACTGGACTTTCAAGTGATAAGGAGAGTGCACAAGAGTATGCTTCCACTGGAGTTGGATTGTTAGCTGGATCATCCATCTTGCTTCTCACAGTTGTGTGGGGGACCTGTGTTATTGTTGGCAAGCAAAGCTTACGAAATGACTCTCATTCTTCTGATACCTCAAATTCATCAACAGGAAGAATAAAACAAGCTTTGACTG GTTATGGTATTACTATGGATGTAGACACTAGAAAGATGGCAAGAATTATGCTTTTCTCTGTTATACCACTCCTCATAATGCAGATTCCTACATTGTTCCAATTCTCTACAACATTACACAATGTGACCTTGATGATTTCTCTCATCATTGCTGTCACTTTTCTCGTCTCATACTTTATTTATCAG ATCTTTAAACCTCAGATAGAGAAAACAAGATTAGAATACATAAAACATGATGAATTGATTTTAAGAATCTTTGAACGTGTTGAAAAGCAAACTCTACAAACGATCCTAACTGAGGATGGAACTCCTGATGTAGATGCCATAAATCG GTTATACCATGAATTCAATCAACATGGGAGAGAACACTTATCACCTTCTGATGTAAGAGAGTTGTTGTTTGGGAACAATTTAACCAGCACAGAAATTAGAGATGAACAAATAACAGACATGTTAAAAGTTTTTGACAAAGATGGTGACCAAATTATAACCAAGGAAGAATTTGTTAATGGCGTAACAGAATACTTTAACCAAACAAAGCATGCTTTGCATAAACAGTACATTCCCAAAGAAAATATGAGCAGAATGTATCAG AGTTTTATCAAACCATGGATTGAGCACACGAGAAAAGAGCGTGAATTGAAAGAACATCTTATTTCTGGAGTCTTAAGTCATGCTCAGAGTGATAGGGTTGGTAGGCTGCTCAAAGATGACGGTACACCTGATAAAGATGCTATCAAAAG GTTCTTTGAGGAAATTGATAGCAATGACGATAAAAGTGTTTCGAGATCTGAGTTAGAAAATGCAGTGAAGAAGATTAAGTTTGGTAAGACTGCAGAGGAAGCAGTCACAAAATTCCTTCAAGTTCTTGATGTCAACGGAGACAATGAAATTAGTGAGACTGAATTTGTTGATGGTATAACCGAATTGATAAACTCATATTTTGGACAAGATGCTAGCTCAAAATCTCCTTCTCATCATGAAACTCATCAA ACATGGGAAGATGTTGAGAAGGTAATGGAAGAGAATCAAACCAAAGGGGTGACTGCATGGTTAGAAGCTATAGCATATGTGGTGTTGGGAATTACTATGTTGTCAATTCTTGCGGAGCCTCTAATAGCAAGTGTTCAAAAATTCTCCGAAGCTGCAggaatttcatcatttttcatctctttcattttagtccctttgGCTACAAATTTTAGAGAAGCAACCTCAGCTATCAAAGAAGCTAGCCACAAAAAAAGTAGTAACACTTCTCACACGATGTATGAG ATCTATGGAGCAGTGTTTATGAACAACATTCTTGGTTTTGTAGTGATATCTATCCTTATATATATGAGAGATATCACTTGGGAATTTTCAGCTGATGTATTGGTGGTGGCAATTGTTTGTATTGTGATGGGTCTCACTACTAGTTTTCGTTCCACTTTTCCTCTGTGGACATCCTTCCCAACATACCTCTTGTATCTGATATCATTGGTTATGGTTTTTGTTCTTAAAGATGTTCTCAATTATATGTAA
- the LOC25487274 gene encoding basic leucine zipper 61: MAQLPPKIPSTIPQNWPYFPHQRVSSSSTMSNITSTTTTTATTQNNTSDHQQSPPSQQLPSWIDEFLDFSSVRRGAHRRSASDSIAFLETSFLEEDCRSGGGGGGGFDRLDDDQLISMFSDNVAGVSFPPLPLSSTSNPSSPSSDQNSNNNEEKPMAMVLDEQPQEHYLHHEVKPKDEAVDDDGSCKNEAAAAPSSSGNITCTETVVDPKRVKRILANRQSAQRSRVRKLQYISELERSVTSLQTEVSALSPRVAFLDHQRMILTVDNSAIKQRIAALAQDKLFKDAHQEALKKEIERLRQIYHQQNIQKMGNSVNNNINNGHSLQSPTPTSQPQQQSFHQHKEQILS, encoded by the exons ATGGCACAGTTACCTCCTAAAATACCAAGTACCATACCCCAAAATTGGCCATATTTTCCTCACCAAAGGgtatcatcatcatccacaatGTCAAACATCACCTCCACCACCACGACCACGGCCACGACCCAGAATAATACTTCTGACCATCAACAATCACCACCATCACAACAATTACCATCATGGATAGACGAATTCCTCGATTTTTCCTCGGTAAGGCGAGGGGCTCACAGGCGGTCTGCTAGCGACTCTATTGCCTTCCTCGAGACATCATTTCTCGAGGAAGACTGCAGGAGTGGTGGTGGCGGTGGTGGAGGATTTGATAGACTGGATGATGACCAATTAATTTCCATGTTCTCTGACAATGTTGCCGGCGTATCTTTCCCGCCTTTGCCGTTGTCATCAACATCCAACCCATCGTCACCATCCTCCGACCAAAATAGCAATAACAATGAAGAGAAACCAATGGCAATGGTGTTGGATGAACAACCTCAAGAGCATTATCTTCATCATGAGGTGAAGCCTAAGGATGAAGCCGTTGATGACGACGGTTCATGTAAAAATGAGGCGGCGGCGGCGCCATCTTCCTCCGGAAACATCACCTGCACTGAAACCGTTGTGGATCCCAAGAGGGTCAAAAG AATTTTGGCTAATAGGCAATCAGCTCAAAGGTCAAGGGTGAGAAAACTACAATATATTTCTGAGCTTGAAAGGAGCGTAACATCTTTGCAG ACGGAGGTTTCAGCACTGTCACCACGAGTTGCATTCTTGGACCATCAACGTATGATTCTTACTGTCGACAACAGTGCCATAAAGCAACGGATTGCAGCATTGGCCCAGGACAAGCTTTTCAAAGATG CTCATCAAGAAGCATTAAAGAAGGAAATAGAAAGGTTGAGGCAAATCTATCACCaacaaaacatacaaaagaTGGGAAATTCAGTCAATAATAACATTAACAATGGCCATTCTCTTCAATCTCCAACACCAACATCACAGCCACAACAACAATCTTTCCATCAGCACAAGGAGCAAATCCTCAGttaa